Proteins encoded together in one Pseudomonas sp. TCU-HL1 window:
- the cobJ gene encoding precorrin-3B C(17)-methyltransferase yields MHNPPAIVLLGKGGLPTAQRIQALYPQARILGLAGRVEAIDEHYDEFGETLRELYRTDTPIIALCAAGIVIRTLAPLLASKGAEPPVLAVAEDGSAVVPLLGGLGGVNRMAREIAATLNVAPAITTSGELRFGTCLLDPPAGYALADIEQGKRFVSDLLGGEAVRVQGEAPWLDEARLPLADEAQRVIHITAEARAAERNELLIHPRLAIARIDGAADADTVRQALADAGLAPLSLACLLAKRARMCDAELAATAAELGVPLRFITDETALPPLHQQARDIRLYLATEPVDPALIGQPRGRLTVVGLGPGAAEFMVPAVRQALDEAEDLLGYETYIRMAGPLRPDQVAHCTDNREELQRARHAFELAASGRRVVVVSSGDPGVFAMAAAVLEALDESRDPEWLQVELQVFPGVSAALATAAKAGAPLGHDFCLISLSDNLKPWEVIENRLDHAAAADLAMAFYNPISRARPWQLGRALEIVARHRKPETVVVLGRDIGRPAEKLTLISLGELTPEHVDMRTLVIIGSSLTRRVPKGNGEDWVYTPRWYR; encoded by the coding sequence ATGCATAACCCACCGGCCATTGTCCTGCTCGGTAAGGGCGGCCTGCCCACGGCCCAGCGCATCCAGGCGCTTTATCCACAGGCGCGCATCCTCGGCCTGGCAGGGCGTGTGGAAGCTATCGACGAGCACTACGACGAGTTCGGCGAAACCTTGCGCGAGCTCTATCGCACCGACACGCCGATCATCGCCCTGTGCGCCGCCGGCATCGTCATCCGCACCCTGGCGCCGCTATTGGCGAGCAAGGGTGCCGAGCCGCCGGTGCTGGCGGTGGCCGAGGACGGCAGCGCCGTGGTCCCGCTGCTCGGCGGCCTCGGCGGCGTGAACCGCATGGCGCGGGAAATCGCCGCGACACTGAACGTGGCGCCCGCCATCACCACCAGCGGCGAGCTGCGTTTCGGCACCTGCCTGCTGGACCCGCCAGCGGGGTATGCGCTGGCCGATATCGAGCAGGGCAAGCGCTTCGTGTCCGACCTGCTGGGCGGTGAAGCGGTCCGCGTGCAGGGCGAGGCGCCCTGGCTGGATGAGGCTCGCCTGCCCCTGGCGGACGAGGCGCAACGGGTTATCCACATCACCGCCGAGGCGCGTGCGGCGGAACGCAATGAACTGCTGATCCATCCCCGTCTGGCCATCGCCCGGATCGATGGCGCGGCAGACGCGGATACAGTGCGTCAGGCACTGGCCGATGCCGGACTGGCGCCCCTGTCCCTGGCTTGCCTGCTGGCGAAGCGTGCACGGATGTGCGATGCCGAACTGGCTGCGACCGCCGCTGAACTAGGCGTACCGCTGCGCTTCATTACCGATGAAACCGCCCTGCCGCCCCTGCACCAGCAGGCGCGTGACATTCGTCTCTACCTCGCGACCGAGCCCGTGGACCCGGCCCTGATCGGCCAGCCGCGTGGCCGCCTCACCGTGGTCGGCCTCGGCCCTGGCGCCGCCGAATTCATGGTGCCCGCCGTGCGCCAGGCGCTGGACGAGGCCGAAGACCTGCTGGGCTACGAAACCTACATCCGCATGGCCGGGCCGCTACGCCCCGATCAGGTGGCGCACTGCACCGACAACCGCGAAGAGCTCCAGCGCGCCCGCCATGCCTTCGAGCTGGCGGCAAGCGGTCGCCGCGTGGTGGTGGTGTCGTCCGGCGATCCGGGCGTATTCGCCATGGCCGCCGCCGTGCTGGAAGCACTCGATGAATCCCGTGATCCTGAGTGGCTGCAAGTGGAACTGCAGGTGTTCCCTGGGGTTTCTGCCGCACTGGCTACCGCGGCCAAGGCGGGCGCACCACTGGGCCATGACTTCTGCCTGATCTCCCTGTCGGACAACCTCAAGCCCTGGGAAGTGATCGAAAACCGCCTCGACCACGCTGCCGCCGCCGACCTGGCCATGGCGTTCTACAACCCGATTTCCAGGGCCCGCCCCTGGCAACTGGGCCGCGCCCTGGAAATCGTCGCCCGCCATCGCAAGCCGGAGACGGTCGTAGTGCTGGGCCGCGACATCGGGCGCCCGGCGGAGAAGCTGACCCTCATCAGCCTCGGAGAACTGACGCCGGAGCACGTGGACATGCGCACCCTGGTGATCATCGGCTCGTCACTGACCCGGCGCGTGCCGAAAGGCAACGGCGAAGATTGGGTCTACACGCCGCGCTGGTATCGCTAG
- a CDS encoding precorrin-2 C(20)-methyltransferase, producing the protein MMTGKGRLIGLGVGPGDPELITLKALRLLQSAPVVGYFVAKAKANQGQGGNAFGIIEQHLTDAQQRMPLVYPVTTEKLEPPLSYETVISDFYDTAAEQVAQHLEAGRDVAVICEGDPFFYGSYMYLHDRLAERYEVEVVPGVCSMLGSAAVLGVPLVYRNQSLSVLSGVLPEDELKERLADAEAAVVMKLGRNFDKVRRVLQDLGIASRAHYVERATMANQRIVPLDEVDPMASPYFSMIVIPGQKWRG; encoded by the coding sequence ATGATGACTGGCAAAGGACGGCTGATCGGCCTCGGCGTAGGCCCCGGCGACCCGGAACTGATCACCCTCAAGGCCCTGCGCCTGCTGCAGTCGGCGCCCGTGGTGGGCTACTTCGTGGCCAAGGCGAAGGCCAACCAGGGCCAGGGTGGCAACGCCTTCGGTATCATCGAGCAGCACCTCACCGACGCCCAGCAGCGCATGCCGCTGGTGTATCCAGTGACCACCGAAAAGCTGGAGCCGCCGCTATCCTACGAGACCGTGATCAGCGACTTCTACGACACCGCCGCCGAGCAGGTCGCTCAGCACCTTGAGGCTGGCCGTGACGTCGCGGTGATCTGCGAGGGCGACCCCTTCTTCTACGGCTCCTACATGTACCTGCACGACCGCCTGGCCGAGCGCTACGAGGTGGAAGTGGTGCCCGGTGTGTGCTCCATGCTGGGTAGCGCAGCGGTGCTCGGGGTGCCGCTGGTGTACCGCAACCAGAGTCTTTCCGTGCTCTCCGGCGTGCTGCCGGAAGACGAGCTCAAGGAGCGTCTGGCGGACGCCGAGGCGGCCGTGGTGATGAAGCTCGGACGCAACTTCGACAAGGTGCGCCGGGTCCTGCAGGACCTCGGCATCGCCAGCCGCGCCCATTATGTGGAGCGCGCCACCATGGCCAACCAGCGCATCGTGCCGCTGGATGAAGTGGACCCGATGGCCTCGCCCTACTTTTCGATGATCGTCATCCCCGGCCAGAAGTGGAGGGGGTGA
- a CDS encoding precorrin-8X methylmutase, which yields MIKYIRDGQEIYRNSFSIIRAEANLAGIPADLEKLAVRVIHACGMVDVVGDLRFSPGAGAAGRAAIAAGAPILCDARMVAEGITRARLPANNKVVCTLNDPGVPELARELGNTRSAVALEHWREHLEGSVVVIGNAPTALFYLLEMLDAGAPKPALILGFPVGFVGAAESKDMLAADSRGVPYVIVRGRRGGSAMAAAAVNALATEVE from the coding sequence ATGATCAAGTACATCCGCGATGGTCAGGAGATCTATCGCAACTCCTTTTCCATCATTCGTGCCGAGGCCAACCTCGCCGGCATCCCCGCCGACCTGGAAAAGCTCGCAGTGCGGGTGATCCACGCCTGCGGCATGGTCGACGTGGTGGGGGACCTGCGCTTCTCCCCCGGCGCCGGTGCCGCCGGCCGTGCCGCCATCGCCGCCGGCGCGCCGATCCTCTGCGATGCACGCATGGTGGCCGAAGGCATTACCCGCGCGCGCCTGCCGGCAAACAACAAGGTGGTCTGCACCCTCAATGACCCCGGCGTGCCGGAGCTGGCCCGCGAGTTGGGCAACACCCGCTCGGCGGTGGCCCTGGAACACTGGCGCGAGCATCTGGAAGGCAGCGTGGTGGTCATCGGCAACGCCCCCACCGCGCTCTTCTATCTGCTGGAAATGCTCGATGCCGGCGCACCGAAACCGGCGCTGATCCTCGGTTTCCCGGTGGGCTTCGTCGGCGCGGCGGAATCCAAGGACATGCTCGCCGCCGATAGCCGCGGTGTGCCCTATGTGATCGTGCGTGGCCGTCGCGGCGGCAGCGCCATGGCGGCGGCGGCGGTCAACGCCCTGGCCACGGAGGTGGAATGA
- the cobG gene encoding precorrin-3B synthase: MKHAQPTSLSVRPSACPGLLRIVQAKDGGICRIKLPCGRLSSIQARAVAAAASAHASGVIEATNRSNLQIRGVKPGAEQALIDALLAAGLGAGSPGADDVRNLMVSPLAGLDASAPVDISSLAGQLLALLQDQAHFHALSPKFALLLDGGESMAMLEHPHDLWLAAMGPGDHALFAFGLAGCPPQAADDAPALAAVYRRQVPALVEALLELFLELATPEQTRMRHLLAKYPEGDLLLRLQQRLDVPLLPAGDWRRPAPQTFAHLGICNGRHVGGAPALGRLTAAQLTALADLADTQGDGSLRLTPWQSVLLPNVRAPEAALQAVRNLGLATDASEPLARLIACTGSAGCTKGLADTKADALALAPLLPSGAVAHLSGCPRSCAAAHVAPFTLLATAPGRYDLYQRGGVGFGRLLARDISLQEAGERLAASPDTWSSTQ; encoded by the coding sequence GTGAAGCACGCCCAGCCCACATCGCTATCCGTCCGCCCCTCGGCCTGCCCGGGATTGCTGCGCATCGTCCAGGCGAAGGACGGTGGCATCTGCCGAATCAAGCTGCCCTGTGGCCGCCTGAGTTCGATCCAGGCCCGCGCCGTGGCGGCTGCCGCCAGCGCGCATGCCAGCGGCGTGATCGAGGCCACCAACCGTTCCAACCTGCAGATTCGCGGCGTGAAGCCGGGTGCCGAGCAGGCTCTGATCGACGCCCTGTTGGCTGCAGGCCTCGGCGCAGGCTCCCCCGGTGCCGACGATGTGCGCAACCTGATGGTCAGCCCGCTGGCCGGCCTGGATGCTTCCGCCCCTGTGGATATCTCGTCGCTGGCCGGGCAGCTCCTCGCCCTGCTACAGGACCAGGCGCACTTCCACGCACTCTCGCCCAAGTTCGCCCTGCTGCTGGATGGCGGAGAATCCATGGCGATGCTGGAACACCCCCACGACCTCTGGCTGGCCGCCATGGGCCCGGGCGACCACGCACTGTTCGCCTTCGGCCTGGCTGGCTGCCCGCCACAAGCCGCCGACGATGCCCCGGCCCTGGCCGCCGTTTACCGCAGGCAGGTGCCTGCCCTGGTGGAAGCGCTGCTGGAACTGTTCCTCGAACTGGCGACACCCGAGCAGACGCGCATGCGCCACCTGCTTGCCAAATACCCGGAGGGCGACCTGTTGTTGCGCCTGCAGCAGCGGCTGGACGTTCCCCTGTTGCCGGCCGGCGATTGGCGCCGCCCGGCTCCGCAGACTTTTGCCCACCTGGGCATCTGCAATGGCCGCCATGTTGGCGGCGCGCCGGCTCTCGGCCGACTGACTGCTGCGCAACTCACTGCCCTCGCCGATCTCGCCGATACCCAGGGCGATGGCAGTCTGCGCCTGACGCCCTGGCAATCGGTGCTGCTGCCCAACGTGCGCGCCCCCGAAGCGGCCCTGCAGGCGGTGCGAAATCTCGGCCTGGCCACGGACGCTAGCGAGCCGCTGGCGCGATTGATCGCCTGCACCGGTTCCGCGGGTTGCACCAAGGGCCTGGCCGACACCAAGGCCGATGCCCTGGCCCTCGCCCCCCTGCTGCCGTCCGGCGCGGTGGCGCACCTCAGCGGCTGCCCGCGCTCCTGCGCCGCCGCCCATGTGGCGCCCTTCACCCTGCTGGCCACGGCACCCGGTCGCTACGACCTTTACCAGCGCGGTGGCGTCGGCTTCGGCCGGTTGCTGGCGCGCGACATCAGCCTTCAAGAGGCCGGCGAACGCCTGGCCGCCTCTCCTGACACCTGGAGTTCCACCCAATGA
- a CDS encoding bifunctional cobalt-precorrin-7 (C(5))-methyltransferase/cobalt-precorrin-6B (C(15))-methyltransferase, whose translation MQPWLTVVGIGEDGYAGLGKAARHALLGAVEVVGGPRQLDLLPRCIRARRSPWPSPFSLAPVLEKRGAPICVLASGDPMLFGVGASLARQVAVEEMRVIPAPSSYSLAAARLGWPLQEVTLLSVVARPLAALNAHLHKGARLLVLSNDGSSPAAIAAVLAERGLGPSRITVLEYLGGERERRIEGIASDWSLTEAAVLNLVAIEVQADEGTRTLPLTTGLPDDAFRHDGQLTKRDVRAITLARLAPRPGELLWDVGAGCGSIGIEWMRAHPSCRAIAIEANEGRQAHIRHNRDALGVPGLQLVAGQAPAALDGLPAPDAIFIGGGVTEPGVLDTCWNQLKPGGRLIANAVTLQSEATLVAFRDRHGGELTRIAIAQAQPLGGFDTWRSALPITLLEVVKPARKQVQDV comes from the coding sequence ATGCAGCCCTGGCTGACCGTGGTGGGAATTGGCGAAGACGGCTATGCGGGCCTGGGCAAGGCCGCGCGCCACGCCCTGCTCGGCGCCGTCGAAGTGGTCGGCGGCCCGCGCCAGCTCGACCTCCTGCCGCGTTGTATCCGCGCCCGCCGCAGCCCCTGGCCCAGTCCTTTTTCTCTGGCCCCCGTACTGGAGAAGCGCGGTGCGCCGATCTGTGTGCTGGCCAGCGGTGATCCCATGCTGTTCGGCGTAGGCGCCAGCCTCGCGCGGCAAGTGGCGGTGGAGGAGATGCGCGTGATTCCCGCGCCCTCGTCCTATTCCCTGGCCGCTGCGCGCCTGGGCTGGCCATTGCAGGAGGTGACTCTGCTCTCCGTGGTGGCACGCCCGCTGGCTGCGCTCAATGCCCACCTGCACAAGGGCGCGCGTCTGCTGGTGCTGAGCAATGACGGCAGCAGCCCCGCAGCCATCGCTGCAGTGTTGGCCGAGCGTGGCTTGGGCCCCAGTCGAATCACCGTGCTGGAGTATCTGGGTGGGGAGCGTGAGCGGCGAATCGAGGGCATTGCCAGCGACTGGTCACTCACCGAAGCCGCCGTGCTCAATCTGGTGGCCATCGAAGTCCAGGCTGACGAAGGCACCCGCACGCTGCCGCTGACCACCGGTTTGCCGGACGATGCCTTCCGCCACGATGGCCAGCTCACCAAGCGTGACGTACGCGCCATCACCCTCGCGCGACTGGCGCCGCGTCCGGGCGAGCTGCTCTGGGATGTGGGGGCCGGCTGCGGATCCATCGGCATCGAGTGGATGCGCGCGCACCCAAGTTGCCGTGCCATCGCCATCGAAGCCAATGAAGGCCGCCAGGCGCACATCCGCCACAACCGCGACGCCCTGGGGGTGCCCGGCCTGCAACTGGTCGCCGGCCAGGCCCCGGCGGCGCTGGATGGCCTGCCCGCGCCGGATGCGATCTTCATCGGCGGCGGCGTCACCGAGCCCGGTGTGCTCGACACCTGCTGGAACCAGCTCAAGCCCGGTGGCCGCCTGATCGCCAATGCCGTGACCCTGCAAAGCGAAGCCACCCTGGTGGCCTTCCGCGACCGCCACGGCGGCGAGCTCACCCGCATCGCCATCGCCCAGGCCCAGCCGCTGGGCGGCTTCGACACCTGGCGCTCGGCATTGCCGATTACATTGCTTGAAGTGGTGAAGCCCGCGCGCAAGCAGGTGCAGGATGTGTAG
- a CDS encoding cobalt-precorrin-5B (C(1))-methyltransferase, whose translation MRDETPEQPAPLRSGYTTGSCATATSLAAVRLLLGGEAADAVEITLPKGQQVLMRLEFCRLIEGGAEAGTLKDAGDDPDVTHGALIYAQVRLAAEPGVRFHAGPGVGTVTKPGLTLAVGEAAINPVPRQMMTEHLTRLADEHDYAGGFEVTICVQGGAELALKTMNPRLGILGGISILGTTGIVRPFSCSAYIASIHQGIDVARANGFTHLAACTGNASEDAMRRRYHMDDTALIEMGDFAGAVLKHLRKAPVEKLSLCGGFGKISKLAAGHMDLHSGSSSIDLPLLAQWAAELGASDELQASMRGANTSQLALAMAHDAGIPLGNAVCAHALAFARKTVPASVALEVFAIDRQGNIVGEAVEQP comes from the coding sequence ATGCGTGACGAAACCCCCGAACAACCCGCGCCGCTGCGCAGCGGCTACACCACCGGCAGCTGCGCCACGGCCACTAGCCTCGCGGCGGTGCGCCTGTTGCTTGGCGGCGAGGCGGCGGATGCGGTAGAAATCACCCTGCCCAAAGGCCAGCAGGTGCTGATGCGCCTGGAGTTCTGCCGGCTGATCGAGGGGGGCGCCGAGGCTGGCACGCTGAAGGATGCCGGCGATGACCCCGATGTGACCCACGGCGCGCTGATCTACGCCCAAGTGCGCCTCGCCGCTGAGCCGGGAGTGCGCTTTCACGCCGGGCCTGGCGTCGGCACCGTTACCAAGCCCGGCCTGACCCTGGCGGTGGGCGAAGCGGCGATCAACCCGGTGCCCCGGCAAATGATGACCGAACACCTCACTCGTCTCGCCGACGAGCATGATTACGCCGGTGGCTTCGAGGTGACCATCTGCGTCCAGGGCGGCGCCGAGCTGGCACTGAAGACCATGAATCCGCGCCTGGGCATTCTCGGCGGTATCTCCATCCTTGGTACCACCGGCATCGTCCGGCCCTTCTCCTGTTCGGCCTACATCGCGTCGATCCATCAGGGCATCGATGTCGCCCGCGCCAACGGCTTCACCCACCTGGCCGCCTGCACCGGCAATGCCAGCGAAGACGCCATGCGCCGCCGCTACCACATGGACGACACCGCCCTGATCGAAATGGGCGACTTCGCCGGCGCCGTGCTCAAGCACCTGCGCAAGGCGCCGGTGGAAAAGCTCAGCCTGTGTGGCGGCTTCGGCAAGATCAGCAAACTTGCCGCCGGCCATATGGACCTGCACAGCGGCAGCTCCAGCATCGACCTGCCGCTGCTGGCACAGTGGGCCGCCGAGCTGGGTGCCAGCGACGAGCTGCAGGCGTCCATGCGTGGCGCGAATACCAGCCAGCTGGCGCTGGCCATGGCCCACGATGCCGGCATTCCACTGGGTAACGCCGTCTGTGCCCACGCCCTGGCTTTCGCCCGCAAGACGGTGCCGGCCAGCGTGGCGTTGGAAGTCTTCGCCATCGACCGCCAGGGCAACATCGTCGGCGAGGCCGTGGAGCAACCATGA
- a CDS encoding cobalt-precorrin-6A reductase, whose amino-acid sequence MKRILLLGGVTEALALARRLGPEHVYSLAGLGKVPDDLACQVRVGGYGGAQGLARFIAEEGIGLLVDATHPYAAQMSRNGAAAAEMAGIACWALRRPGWQAGPEDDWRNVADWAELIVALKDFCRPFFTLGREPLEHLHEIPPQQHWAVRCLQGQPAGARYEVIGARGPFSLDGERELFSRLQSDVLISKNSGSQSTEPKLQVARELGLPVLILKRPELPAVAREFDSVEGLWQALATYLETP is encoded by the coding sequence ATGAAGCGCATCCTGCTGCTGGGCGGCGTCACCGAGGCGTTGGCGCTGGCGCGTCGCCTCGGTCCTGAACATGTCTACAGCCTTGCCGGTCTCGGCAAGGTGCCGGATGACCTCGCCTGCCAGGTGCGCGTCGGCGGCTATGGCGGCGCGCAAGGGCTGGCCCGTTTCATCGCGGAGGAAGGCATTGGCCTGCTGGTCGACGCTACCCATCCTTATGCCGCACAGATGAGTCGGAACGGCGCTGCCGCCGCCGAAATGGCCGGCATTGCCTGCTGGGCCCTGCGGCGTCCTGGCTGGCAGGCGGGCCCTGAGGACGACTGGCGTAACGTGGCCGACTGGGCCGAACTGATCGTCGCCCTGAAGGACTTTTGCCGCCCCTTCTTCACCCTCGGTCGCGAACCGCTGGAACACCTGCACGAGATTCCACCGCAGCAGCACTGGGCGGTGCGCTGCCTTCAGGGGCAGCCGGCCGGCGCGCGTTATGAGGTGATCGGCGCGCGTGGCCCCTTCAGCCTCGACGGCGAGCGAGAACTGTTCTCTCGCTTGCAGAGCGATGTGCTGATCAGCAAGAACAGCGGCAGCCAGTCCACCGAACCCAAGCTGCAGGTTGCCCGCGAGCTCGGGCTGCCGGTGCTGATTCTCAAGCGCCCGGAGCTGCCTGCCGTGGCCCGTGAATTCGATTCCGTCGAGGGTCTCTGGCAGGCCCTCGCCACTTACCTGGAAACCCCATGA
- a CDS encoding (2Fe-2S) ferredoxin domain-containing protein, with translation MSATPYARVLFAGPDLSEGSFAELFRRQLIALRGEAALAEIVDTSAGDDALWQRVQESPRPLLVIDLDPQSSAQHLDWLRSGLAALDAPEQLFAASLFGQFDSDPASAACILAERRELHLDCVNVPALPDAHSWSCIPPHARRLLLCNGPRCTRRGALPLWKKLRETLKAAGKLECEGGVHITRTQCQFPCDLGPTASLYPEGEWYRIRDEEEVLRWVQERIVEERSVPEMLMKVFVQAG, from the coding sequence ATGAGCGCAACACCCTACGCCCGCGTGCTGTTCGCCGGGCCGGACCTTTCCGAAGGCTCCTTCGCTGAACTCTTCCGCCGCCAGCTCATTGCCTTGCGTGGCGAGGCTGCCCTGGCCGAAATCGTCGATACCAGCGCGGGCGATGACGCGCTCTGGCAGCGTGTGCAGGAAAGCCCGCGCCCGCTGCTGGTGATCGACCTTGACCCCCAATCCTCTGCCCAGCATCTGGACTGGCTGCGTAGCGGGCTGGCGGCACTGGACGCCCCTGAGCAACTCTTCGCCGCCAGCCTGTTCGGCCAGTTTGACAGCGACCCAGCCAGCGCCGCCTGCATCCTGGCCGAACGTCGTGAACTGCACCTGGACTGCGTGAATGTGCCGGCGCTGCCGGATGCCCATTCCTGGTCCTGTATCCCGCCCCACGCCCGCCGCCTGCTGCTGTGCAACGGCCCGCGCTGCACCCGCCGCGGCGCCCTGCCGCTGTGGAAGAAACTGCGCGAGACCCTCAAGGCTGCCGGCAAGCTGGAGTGCGAAGGCGGGGTGCACATCACCCGCACCCAGTGCCAGTTCCCCTGCGACCTTGGCCCCACCGCCAGCCTGTATCCGGAAGGCGAGTGGTACCGGATTCGCGACGAGGAAGAGGTGCTGCGCTGGGTGCAGGAGCGGATCGTGGAAGAACGGTCGGTGCCGGAGATGTTGATGAAGGTTTTCGTGCAAGCCGGATGA
- a CDS encoding vWA domain-containing protein: MVTGAGARPRPGTLGNGRSGARRAGTDGAVQWLPTLLRGRPRTAADLVRAPRSQRPEQLWLVVVDASASTRRHGALAQAKGLLAGLFEAAYRQRARLAVLHATGRQPKWLWQGQKASPALHHWLTELGAGGGTPLIDALQQSAHWLARRQRQKPAEAQRMLVLTDGRLKDWPALEPLSCPTLLVDIEGGPIRLGRAKELAQELGAEYRVISEL; the protein is encoded by the coding sequence ATGGTCACAGGGGCGGGTGCCCGGCCCAGACCCGGCACCCTCGGCAATGGCCGCAGCGGCGCACGCCGCGCGGGAACCGATGGAGCTGTCCAGTGGCTGCCGACCCTGCTGCGCGGCCGCCCGCGCACGGCCGCCGACCTGGTTCGCGCGCCGCGTAGCCAGCGGCCCGAGCAGCTCTGGCTGGTGGTGGTGGACGCCTCGGCCTCCACCCGCCGCCACGGGGCGCTCGCCCAGGCCAAGGGCCTGCTGGCCGGCCTGTTCGAAGCGGCTTACCGTCAGCGCGCCCGCCTCGCCGTGCTCCACGCCACCGGGCGCCAGCCCAAGTGGCTCTGGCAAGGTCAGAAAGCGTCCCCCGCCCTGCACCACTGGCTCACCGAACTCGGCGCCGGAGGCGGCACCCCGTTGATCGATGCATTGCAGCAATCCGCCCATTGGTTAGCGCGGCGGCAACGGCAGAAACCGGCCGAGGCACAGCGGATGCTGGTACTCACCGATGGGCGCTTGAAGGATTGGCCGGCGCTGGAACCGCTGAGCTGCCCAACGCTGCTGGTGGACATTGAAGGCGGACCGATCCGGCTCGGACGGGCGAAGGAACTGGCGCAGGAGCTGGGGGCGGAGTACCGGGTCATTTCCGAGCTCTAG
- a CDS encoding ATP-binding protein, which yields MSDLPHFPLSAVVGSDELKLALYLAAIDPAIGGVLIEGPRGMAKSTLARGIADLLPDALFVTLPLGASEERIVGTLDLDAALGEGRARFSPGVLAKAHGGVLYVDEVNLLPDHLVDLLLDVAASGVNLVERDGISHRHPARFVLIGTMNPEEGELRPQLLDRFGLKVLQNGQPQPVERAEIVRRRLAFDADPQGFIAQWSGEQQALAQRCQDARTRLPGIPLDDAALDEIAQRCFAAGVDGLRADLVWLRAARAHAAWRGADRIETVDIDAVEHFALAHRRTHTPPAAAQPPQSPPAGSPPHASSGEGQWGELPAQAVPMGERRELPRWPKKP from the coding sequence ATGTCCGACCTTCCCCACTTTCCACTGAGCGCCGTCGTCGGTTCCGATGAACTGAAGCTGGCGCTCTACCTCGCGGCCATCGATCCCGCCATTGGCGGTGTGCTGATCGAAGGCCCGCGCGGCATGGCCAAGTCGACCCTGGCCCGAGGCATTGCCGACCTGCTGCCGGACGCCCTCTTCGTCACCCTGCCCCTGGGCGCCAGCGAAGAACGCATCGTCGGCACCCTGGACCTGGACGCCGCCCTCGGCGAAGGCCGCGCGCGCTTCTCCCCTGGCGTGCTGGCCAAGGCTCACGGCGGCGTGCTCTATGTGGATGAAGTGAACCTGCTGCCGGACCACCTGGTGGACCTGCTGCTGGACGTGGCCGCCAGCGGCGTGAACCTGGTGGAGCGTGACGGCATCTCCCATCGCCACCCGGCGCGTTTCGTACTGATCGGCACCATGAACCCCGAGGAAGGCGAACTGCGCCCACAACTGCTGGACCGCTTCGGCCTTAAAGTGCTGCAGAACGGCCAGCCGCAACCGGTCGAACGCGCCGAAATCGTCCGTCGCCGCCTGGCCTTCGACGCTGACCCGCAGGGTTTCATCGCCCAGTGGAGTGGCGAGCAGCAGGCCCTGGCCCAGCGCTGCCAGGACGCCCGCACGCGTCTACCCGGCATTCCACTGGACGATGCCGCCCTGGATGAAATCGCCCAGCGCTGCTTCGCCGCCGGTGTCGACGGCCTGCGCGCCGACCTGGTCTGGCTGCGTGCCGCCCGCGCCCATGCCGCGTGGCGCGGGGCTGATCGGATCGAGACCGTGGACATCGACGCCGTCGAGCACTTCGCCCTTGCCCACCGCCGTACCCACACCCCGCCAGCCGCCGCGCAGCCGCCGCAATCCCCACCCGCCGGCTCGCCGCCCCATGCATCCAGTGGCGAAGGCCAATGGGGCGAACTGCCTGCACAAGCCGTACCCATGGGAGAGCGGCGCGAGCTGCCGCGCTGGCCAAAAAAGCCCTGA